One Streptomyces sp. SAI-135 DNA segment encodes these proteins:
- a CDS encoding glutathione S-transferase C-terminal domain-containing protein has translation MSVTPLAHVPAAHPAPAFRGRIGRDARSGHYAVPRRYRLHLAAACADGLRIAVVHSLLGLDDVCPVTFLDPVPDCPDGGHSALRPLYEASAHRYTGAAVAPVLSDDWSGRIVSTHAADITRDLARHFGSGRPALYPCGAESETEAVERMCRGIEQSAQHAGSAGGEAEERAAALEQLLDALGSLERWLVGRDHLIRDHITATDVELWVTLVQLDTVHRHHLDAAAVHRVADHPTLWGYARRLTAHPAFGTHLDLAGIARRHHARCRGLEAAGAAVQILDWAAHAARSA, from the coding sequence ATGTCCGTCACACCGCTCGCCCACGTCCCCGCAGCCCACCCGGCTCCCGCCTTCCGGGGCCGGATCGGACGGGACGCGCGCAGTGGGCACTACGCCGTGCCGCGCCGCTACCGGCTCCACCTGGCCGCCGCCTGCGCGGACGGTCTGCGCATCGCCGTCGTGCACAGCCTGCTCGGCCTCGACGACGTCTGTCCCGTGACCTTCCTGGACCCGGTCCCCGACTGTCCCGACGGAGGCCACTCCGCACTGCGCCCGCTGTACGAGGCCAGCGCGCACCGGTACACCGGCGCGGCCGTCGCCCCGGTGCTCAGCGACGACTGGTCGGGCCGGATCGTCAGCACCCACGCCGCAGACATCACCCGCGACCTGGCCCGGCACTTCGGCTCCGGACGCCCCGCGCTGTACCCGTGCGGCGCCGAGTCGGAGACCGAGGCCGTCGAGCGGATGTGCCGGGGCATCGAGCAGTCCGCACAGCACGCCGGATCGGCGGGCGGCGAGGCCGAGGAGCGGGCCGCCGCACTGGAGCAACTCCTTGACGCCCTCGGCTCCCTGGAGCGCTGGCTGGTCGGACGCGACCACCTGATCCGGGATCACATCACGGCCACCGACGTCGAGTTGTGGGTCACCCTGGTCCAGCTCGACACCGTGCACCGCCACCACCTGGACGCCGCCGCCGTGCACCGCGTCGCCGACCACCCCACCCTGTGGGGCTACGCCCGCCGCCTGACCGCCCACCCGGCCTTCGGAACCCACCTCGACCTGGCCGGCATCGCCCGCCGCCACCATGCCCGCTGTCGGGGCCTGGAGGCCGCCGGGGCCGCCGTACAGATTCTGGACTGGGCCGCGCACGCGGCTCGCAGCGCCTGA
- a CDS encoding transporter substrate-binding domain-containing protein: MSAHFTRRGLIRGITAATAVATLVGGLAACGGDSDAATQTNDSAGTVTVGRLSNGAAKETTLEVAEVKSISAELPDAVKKSGKLVIGSGTLPSGSPPLGFVGSDQKTLTGSETDLARLVAAVLGLKPEVKRFTWENLFVGIDSGKVDVGFSNITDTEERKQKYEFASYRKDDLAFETLKSSKWSFDGDYEALAGQTVSVGAGTNQERILLEWQSKLKKEGKKLTVKYFQDSPSIYLALNSGKIDSYLGPSPNLSYHVTQTASTPSPTKIAGQYSGAGESLQGLIAATAKKDSGLAEPLADAINHLIDNGQYAKWLAAWNLSNDAVTKSEVNPPGLPLDNS, translated from the coding sequence ATGTCTGCCCACTTCACCCGACGCGGCCTGATACGCGGCATCACCGCGGCGACAGCCGTCGCCACCCTCGTCGGCGGGCTCGCCGCCTGCGGTGGGGACAGCGACGCCGCCACGCAGACGAACGACAGCGCCGGCACCGTCACCGTCGGCCGGCTGTCCAACGGCGCCGCCAAGGAGACCACCCTCGAGGTCGCCGAGGTCAAGTCCATCAGCGCCGAACTGCCCGACGCCGTCAAGAAGAGCGGCAAACTCGTCATCGGCTCCGGCACCCTGCCCTCCGGCTCCCCGCCGCTGGGCTTCGTCGGCAGCGACCAGAAGACGCTCACCGGCTCCGAGACCGACCTGGCCCGCCTGGTCGCCGCCGTCCTCGGCCTGAAGCCCGAGGTCAAGCGGTTCACCTGGGAGAACCTCTTCGTCGGCATCGACAGCGGCAAGGTGGACGTCGGCTTCTCCAACATCACCGACACCGAGGAGCGCAAGCAGAAGTACGAGTTCGCCTCCTACCGCAAGGACGACCTCGCCTTCGAGACGCTCAAGTCCTCCAAGTGGAGCTTCGACGGCGACTACGAGGCCCTCGCGGGGCAGACCGTCTCGGTCGGCGCCGGCACCAACCAGGAGCGGATCCTGCTGGAGTGGCAGAGCAAGCTGAAGAAGGAGGGCAAGAAGCTGACCGTCAAGTACTTCCAGGACAGCCCGAGCATCTACCTCGCCCTCAACAGCGGGAAGATCGACTCCTACCTCGGCCCCAGCCCCAACCTCTCCTACCACGTCACCCAGACCGCGAGCACGCCCAGCCCGACGAAGATCGCGGGCCAGTACTCCGGCGCCGGTGAGTCGCTCCAGGGCCTGATCGCCGCGACCGCGAAGAAGGACAGCGGCCTCGCCGAGCCCCTCGCCGACGCCATCAACCACCTGATCGACAACGGCCAGTACGCCAAGTGGCTCGCCGCGTGGAACCTCTCGAACGACGCCGTCACCAAGTCAGAGGTCAACCCGCCCGGACTGCCGCTGGACAACTCCTGA
- a CDS encoding putative leader peptide, whose product MTHDEICRAPSRAQKEEVTGVIRVLRSAHLHSRPHIDLQRVSTALCCS is encoded by the coding sequence GTGACTCACGACGAGATCTGCCGGGCGCCGTCGCGCGCCCAGAAGGAGGAGGTGACGGGCGTGATCCGCGTACTCCGCTCCGCCCACCTCCACTCCCGGCCGCACATCGATCTCCAGCGCGTGTCCACCGCGCTCTGTTGTTCCTGA
- a CDS encoding amino acid ABC transporter permease: MSEPPGAAVSVTEAPPRSDTPSKPLAAQRVLPLRRPGRWIATAVVLVLAAQFVHGLATNPFYQWDRFGYWFLRPTVLDGLLITLEVTAYSAVLGLLGGIVLALARLSKSPVLRAVSWTYVWALRSIPLIVVLLFLYNFSALYKTLSVGVPFGPAFFSFDESRLATDMVIAVIGLSLNEAAYAAEVVRGGILSVDQGQHEAASALGLPKGYQFRRIVFPQALRSITPNYVNQLIGLVKSTSLVFYVSLLDLFGTVQSMGATYPGDIVPLLLVATVWYLVLTSAVSVVQFYVERHYARGATRSLPPTPIQKLRAGLADLRARIRTEAAV; the protein is encoded by the coding sequence ATGAGTGAACCCCCAGGCGCCGCCGTGTCCGTGACCGAGGCGCCGCCCCGGTCCGACACCCCGTCAAAGCCTCTGGCAGCACAGCGAGTTCTGCCGCTGCGGCGGCCGGGCCGCTGGATCGCCACCGCCGTCGTCCTGGTCCTGGCGGCCCAGTTCGTCCACGGCCTGGCGACCAACCCCTTCTACCAGTGGGACCGCTTCGGCTACTGGTTCCTGCGGCCGACCGTCCTCGACGGCCTCCTGATCACCCTCGAAGTCACCGCCTACAGCGCGGTCCTCGGCCTCCTCGGCGGCATCGTGCTCGCCCTGGCCCGGCTCTCGAAGAGCCCGGTGCTGCGCGCGGTCAGCTGGACCTACGTCTGGGCGCTGCGCTCGATCCCGCTGATCGTGGTCCTGCTCTTCCTCTACAACTTCTCGGCCCTGTACAAGACGTTGAGCGTCGGTGTCCCCTTCGGGCCGGCCTTCTTCTCCTTCGACGAGTCCCGGCTCGCCACCGACATGGTCATCGCCGTGATCGGCCTCAGCCTCAACGAGGCCGCCTACGCCGCCGAGGTCGTCCGCGGCGGCATCCTCTCCGTCGACCAGGGCCAGCACGAGGCGGCCTCCGCGCTCGGCCTGCCGAAGGGCTACCAGTTCCGCAGGATCGTCTTCCCGCAGGCGCTGCGCTCCATCACCCCGAACTACGTCAACCAGCTCATCGGCCTGGTCAAGAGCACCTCGCTGGTCTTCTACGTCTCCCTGCTCGACCTGTTCGGGACCGTGCAGTCGATGGGCGCCACCTACCCCGGCGACATCGTGCCGCTGCTCCTGGTCGCCACCGTCTGGTACCTGGTCCTCACCAGCGCCGTGTCCGTCGTCCAGTTCTACGTCGAGCGGCACTACGCCCGCGGCGCCACCCGCTCGCTGCCGCCGACCCCGATCCAGAAACTGCGGGCCGGCCTCGCCGACCTGCGCGCCCGCATCCGCACGGAGGCCGCCGTATGA
- a CDS encoding LLM class flavin-dependent oxidoreductase gives MSPSSPLSSPLHLAVALDGTGWHPASWREPVARPRELFTAAYWADLVAEAEHGLLDFVTIEDGLGPQSSRFLDPDERTDQVRGRLDAVLIASRIAPLTRHIGLVPTAVVTHTEPFHLSKAIATLDYVSTGRAGLRVQITARPDEAAHFGRRTVPRIEAYDSPEAQDLVTDLFDEAADYVEAVRRLWDSWEDDAEIRDAATGRFIDRYKLHYIDFEGRHFSVKGPSITPRPPQGQPLVTALGHQTVPYRLIARQADVGYTTPHDTGQARAVVAEIRAEQEAAGRADELLHVFGDLVVFLDDDPAEAAARRDRLDALAGEPYRSDARVFTGTPAQLADLLGEFQEAGLTGFRLRPAVLGHDLPAITRGLVPELQRRGAFRTAYESDTLRGLLGLARPANRYAAASA, from the coding sequence GTGTCCCCTTCTTCCCCGCTTTCTTCCCCGCTGCATCTCGCCGTCGCCCTGGACGGCACCGGCTGGCACCCCGCCTCCTGGCGTGAGCCGGTGGCCCGGCCCCGTGAACTGTTCACCGCCGCCTACTGGGCCGACCTGGTCGCCGAGGCCGAGCACGGCCTGCTCGACTTCGTCACCATCGAGGACGGTCTCGGCCCGCAGTCCTCCCGGTTCCTCGACCCGGACGAGCGCACCGACCAGGTCCGCGGCCGCCTCGACGCCGTGCTGATCGCCTCCCGCATCGCCCCGCTCACCCGGCACATCGGCCTGGTCCCGACGGCGGTGGTCACCCACACCGAGCCGTTCCACCTCTCCAAGGCGATCGCCACCCTGGACTACGTCAGCACCGGCCGCGCGGGTCTGCGCGTGCAGATCACCGCACGACCCGACGAGGCCGCGCACTTCGGCCGCCGCACCGTCCCGCGCATCGAGGCCTACGACAGCCCCGAGGCCCAGGACCTGGTCACCGACCTCTTCGACGAGGCCGCCGACTACGTGGAGGCCGTGCGCCGCCTGTGGGACAGCTGGGAGGACGACGCCGAGATCCGGGACGCCGCCACCGGCCGCTTCATCGACCGATACAAACTGCACTACATCGACTTCGAGGGCAGGCACTTCAGCGTCAAGGGCCCCTCCATCACCCCCCGGCCGCCGCAGGGCCAGCCCCTGGTCACCGCCCTCGGCCACCAGACCGTCCCGTACCGGCTCATCGCCCGCCAGGCCGACGTCGGTTACACCACCCCGCACGACACCGGCCAGGCCCGCGCCGTCGTCGCCGAGATCCGCGCGGAGCAGGAGGCGGCCGGCCGCGCCGACGAACTCCTGCACGTCTTCGGCGACCTGGTGGTCTTCCTCGACGACGACCCCGCCGAGGCCGCCGCCCGCCGCGACCGTCTCGACGCGCTCGCGGGAGAGCCGTACCGGAGCGACGCCCGCGTCTTCACCGGCACCCCGGCCCAACTGGCAGATCTGCTGGGCGAGTTCCAGGAGGCCGGACTCACCGGCTTCCGCCTCAGGCCCGCCGTCCTCGGCCACGACCTCCCGGCGATCACCCGCGGCCTGGTCCCCGAACTCCAGCGCCGGGGCGCCTTCCGCACCGCGTACGAGTCCGACACCCTGCGCGGCCTCCTGGGCCTCGCCCGCCCCGCCAACCGCTACGCCGCCGCGTCCGCCTGA
- a CDS encoding YafY family protein, whose product MRADRLLSLLLALQSRGRVTARQLAAELEVSVRTVYRDLQALSSAGVPVVANGGPGGGCRLLEGWRSPLLGISAEEATALLTVASGSGPLERIALGDALAQARLKLLASLPAAGREQADTTASRFHIDTQAWFRPPERVPHLAVLVDAVRRDRCLRLTHASRPGATGTVDPLGLVAKAGVWYLVVRSDRGVRTHRASRITDAELLAESFDRPADFDLAAHWARWTAEFEASLDRLPVTVRLTAAGLAALPQVLGDTGSAARATADPAEPGRYRLVLHFDDREAACRRLLGFGPDAEVLEPVDVREQLADMAHRTAARYRNGADPMP is encoded by the coding sequence ATGAGAGCGGACCGGCTGCTGTCCCTCCTGCTCGCCCTCCAGTCCCGCGGCCGGGTGACGGCCCGTCAACTGGCGGCGGAGCTGGAGGTGTCGGTCCGTACCGTCTACCGGGACCTTCAGGCGCTCAGCTCCGCCGGCGTCCCGGTGGTGGCGAACGGCGGCCCGGGCGGCGGCTGCCGCCTCCTGGAGGGCTGGCGCAGCCCGCTGCTCGGGATCAGCGCGGAGGAGGCGACGGCGTTGCTGACGGTCGCCTCCGGGAGCGGCCCGCTGGAGCGGATCGCGCTGGGCGACGCACTGGCCCAGGCCCGCCTGAAACTCCTGGCCTCTCTCCCGGCCGCGGGCCGCGAGCAGGCCGACACCACCGCGAGCCGCTTCCACATCGACACCCAGGCCTGGTTCAGGCCGCCCGAGCGCGTCCCGCATCTCGCCGTGCTGGTCGATGCCGTACGACGGGACAGATGCCTGCGGCTGACCCACGCGAGCCGTCCCGGTGCGACGGGAACGGTGGACCCCCTCGGCCTCGTCGCGAAGGCGGGGGTCTGGTACCTGGTCGTCCGGTCCGACCGGGGTGTCCGGACGCACCGTGCGTCGAGGATCACGGACGCGGAGCTGCTGGCCGAGTCCTTCGACCGCCCCGCCGACTTCGACCTGGCGGCCCACTGGGCCCGCTGGACCGCCGAGTTCGAGGCGAGCCTGGACCGACTCCCGGTCACCGTACGCCTGACGGCAGCGGGCCTGGCCGCGCTTCCGCAGGTGCTCGGGGACACCGGCTCGGCGGCACGGGCGACCGCGGATCCGGCGGAGCCCGGCCGGTACCGCCTGGTCCTCCACTTCGACGACCGGGAGGCCGCCTGCCGCCGCCTGCTCGGCTTCGGCCCGGATGCCGAGGTACTCGAACCGGTGGACGTGCGGGAGCAGTTGGCCGACATGGCGCACCGCACGGCCGCCCGCTACCGCAACGGGGCCGACCCCATGCCATGA
- a CDS encoding GNAT family N-acetyltransferase, translating to MAQQIDVRGGGASLRLTAPDTSVLDNAVWAALTGPHAHLADRVGRAARYPDDVYAVAALADPGDPAAWADLLTLVGPGTTVRIKPVDRVPDGWEVVGGGVGVQLVDTALRAEPAPEAVRLGPDDVPEILDLVARTRPGPFRRRTIALGTYLGIRDRGRLIALAGERLRPPGWTEISAVCTDPAHRGRGLATRLVRAVAAGIRERGDTPFLHAAPDNTNAIRLYESIGFTRRLRSPVLLVRSPGTSQESRVL from the coding sequence GTGGCCCAGCAGATCGACGTCCGCGGAGGCGGAGCCTCCCTGAGACTCACCGCACCCGACACCTCCGTCCTCGACAACGCCGTATGGGCTGCCCTCACCGGCCCGCACGCCCACCTGGCCGACCGCGTCGGCCGCGCCGCCCGCTACCCCGACGACGTCTACGCCGTAGCCGCCCTCGCCGATCCCGGCGACCCGGCCGCCTGGGCCGACCTGCTCACGCTCGTCGGCCCCGGAACCACCGTACGGATCAAGCCCGTCGACCGGGTCCCGGACGGCTGGGAGGTCGTCGGCGGGGGAGTGGGCGTCCAACTGGTCGACACCGCGCTGCGGGCCGAACCCGCACCCGAGGCGGTACGGCTGGGCCCCGACGACGTGCCCGAGATCCTGGACCTGGTCGCCCGCACCAGACCCGGCCCCTTCCGCAGGCGGACCATCGCACTCGGCACCTACCTCGGCATCCGCGACCGGGGACGCCTGATCGCCCTCGCCGGCGAGCGACTGCGCCCGCCCGGCTGGACCGAGATCAGCGCGGTCTGCACCGACCCCGCACACCGCGGCAGGGGACTGGCCACCCGGCTGGTCCGCGCGGTCGCCGCCGGGATCCGGGAACGCGGCGACACCCCGTTCCTGCACGCGGCCCCGGACAACACGAACGCCATCCGGCTCTACGAGTCGATCGGCTTCACCCGGCGCCTCCGCTCACCCGTGCTCCTGGTCCGCAGCCCGGGAACATCGCAGGAAAGCAGGGTGTTGTGA
- a CDS encoding putative leader peptide — MGRVAPAAGRESRTPRRSPLLTSRLHIDLLRVCSAIRPLG; from the coding sequence ATGGGGCGCGTTGCACCGGCCGCCGGCCGAGAGAGCCGTACACCGCGGCGTTCGCCTCTTCTGACCTCCCGCCTGCACATCGACCTGCTGCGTGTCTGCAGCGCGATCAGGCCGCTGGGCTGA
- a CDS encoding IlvD/Edd family dehydratase, with protein sequence MNLRSAQWYAGQDRNAYIHRAWMRRGVPADAFTGRPQIAIANTASDLTPCNAHLDEVARSVRDGVHEAGGIPLDLPVVSLGETNVRPTAMLWRNMAAMATEEMLRANPLDGVVLLGGCDKTIPSLLMAAASVDLPAVVVPGGPMLTGTFRGTPLGCGTDVWRLSEEVRAGTLSQEQFTRSESSMIRSRGHCNTMGTASTMALVAEALGTVVPGVAGTPAPDSRLLEAAHGTGRLAVELVSGDRRPSTFLTKGSFHNAIVALAAIGGSTNAVVHLLAVAGRLGVELTLDDFDRIGSRVPVLVDLQPAGRFLMEDFHRAGGLLAVLREVADLLDPDALTVTGRPLVDHLTDAPIWDAEVIRTRARPLVEEGGIAVLRGSLAPDGALIKPAAASPHLLRHRGRAVVFDSIEDFHARVDDPDLDVDADSVLVLRGCGPKGYPGMPEVANMPLPTKLLEQGVRDMVRVCDGRMSGTAYGTVVLHVAPEAAAGGPLALVRTGDVISLDVEARRIDLEVPADELAARTPNAATLAGFADPRRGWQRLYVDHVQQADKGADLDFLVGSSGSEVSRESH encoded by the coding sequence ATGAACCTTCGCAGCGCGCAGTGGTACGCGGGACAGGACCGCAACGCCTACATCCACCGGGCCTGGATGCGCCGGGGCGTCCCGGCCGACGCCTTCACCGGCCGGCCCCAGATCGCCATCGCCAACACCGCCTCCGACCTCACCCCCTGCAACGCCCACCTGGACGAGGTGGCCAGGTCCGTGCGCGACGGCGTGCACGAGGCGGGCGGCATCCCGCTCGATCTGCCCGTGGTGTCGCTGGGCGAGACCAACGTGCGGCCCACGGCCATGCTCTGGCGCAACATGGCGGCGATGGCCACGGAGGAGATGCTGCGGGCCAACCCCCTCGACGGGGTGGTCCTGCTGGGCGGCTGCGACAAGACGATCCCCTCCCTGCTGATGGCCGCCGCCTCGGTGGACCTGCCCGCCGTGGTGGTGCCCGGCGGGCCCATGCTGACCGGCACCTTCCGCGGCACCCCGCTCGGCTGCGGCACGGACGTGTGGCGGCTGTCGGAGGAGGTCCGGGCCGGAACCCTGTCCCAGGAGCAGTTCACCCGCTCCGAGTCGTCGATGATCCGCAGCCGCGGACACTGCAACACCATGGGAACCGCCTCCACCATGGCACTGGTCGCCGAGGCGCTGGGCACGGTCGTCCCCGGGGTGGCGGGCACCCCCGCCCCGGACAGCCGGCTGCTGGAGGCCGCGCACGGCACCGGACGGCTCGCGGTGGAGCTGGTGTCCGGCGACCGCCGCCCGAGCACCTTCCTGACCAAGGGGTCCTTCCACAACGCGATCGTGGCGCTGGCCGCCATCGGCGGCTCCACCAACGCCGTCGTCCATCTCCTGGCCGTCGCGGGCCGGTTGGGCGTCGAACTGACCCTGGACGACTTCGACCGCATCGGCTCCCGGGTGCCCGTCCTGGTGGACCTCCAGCCCGCCGGGCGCTTCCTCATGGAGGACTTCCACCGCGCCGGCGGACTGCTCGCCGTGCTGCGCGAGGTCGCCGACCTCCTGGACCCCGACGCGCTGACCGTGACCGGACGGCCCCTGGTGGACCACCTCACCGACGCGCCGATCTGGGACGCCGAGGTGATCAGGACCCGGGCCCGCCCCCTCGTCGAGGAGGGCGGGATCGCCGTCCTGCGCGGCAGCCTCGCCCCCGACGGGGCACTGATCAAGCCCGCGGCGGCCTCACCGCACCTGCTGCGCCACCGGGGCCGGGCGGTCGTCTTCGACAGCATCGAGGACTTCCACGCCCGCGTCGACGACCCGGACCTGGACGTCGACGCCGACTCCGTCCTGGTCCTGCGCGGCTGCGGCCCCAAGGGCTACCCGGGCATGCCCGAGGTGGCCAACATGCCGCTGCCCACGAAGCTGTTGGAGCAGGGGGTGCGGGACATGGTGCGGGTCTGCGACGGCCGGATGAGCGGAACGGCCTACGGCACCGTCGTCCTGCACGTGGCCCCCGAGGCGGCGGCGGGCGGGCCGCTCGCCCTCGTCCGGACCGGCGATGTCATCAGTCTCGACGTCGAGGCCCGCCGCATCGACCTGGAGGTGCCCGCGGACGAACTCGCCGCCCGCACCCCGAACGCGGCCACCCTGGCGGGCTTCGCCGACCCGCGGCGCGGCTGGCAGCGGCTGTACGTCGACCATGTCCAGCAGGCGGACAAGGGCGCGGACCTGGATTTCCTCGTCGGCTCCAGCGGCTCGGAGGTCAGCCGCGAGTCGCACTGA
- a CDS encoding GNAT family N-acetyltransferase: MAVRIDLADVNDLHRILEDHPRYWGERDLRALHLTALVREFGSTCLVARAEDGIRGYLIGFVTPDRTGYVHLIATRDDTRGTGLGRTLYDTFTATARRQGAVRLKAITSVTNEGSVAFHRSLGFAHRVVEDYDGPGRPRVVFTRDLD, from the coding sequence ATGGCAGTCCGCATCGACCTCGCCGACGTGAACGACCTCCACCGGATCCTGGAGGACCACCCCCGCTACTGGGGCGAACGCGACCTGCGAGCCCTCCATCTCACCGCGCTGGTCCGCGAGTTCGGCTCGACCTGCCTCGTCGCCCGCGCCGAGGACGGCATCCGCGGCTACCTCATCGGCTTCGTCACCCCCGACCGCACCGGCTACGTCCACCTGATCGCCACCCGCGACGACACCCGCGGCACCGGCCTCGGCCGTACCCTCTACGACACCTTCACCGCCACCGCCCGCCGCCAGGGCGCGGTCCGCCTCAAGGCCATCACCTCGGTCACCAACGAGGGTTCCGTCGCCTTCCACCGCAGCCTCGGCTTCGCCCACCGCGTGGTGGAGGACTACGACGGCCCCGGCCGACCCCGAGTCGTCTTCACCCGCGACCTGGACTGA
- a CDS encoding NtaA/DmoA family FMN-dependent monooxygenase (This protein belongs to a clade of FMN-dependent monooxygenases, within a broader family of flavin-dependent oxidoreductases, the luciferase-like monooxygenase (LMM) family, some of whose members use coenzyme F420 rather than FMN.), with amino-acid sequence MSKPLKQIHLAAHFPGVNNTTVWSDPEAGSHIEFSSFAHFARTAERAKFDFLFLAEGLRLREQGGKIYDLDVVGRPDTFTILAALAAVTEHLGLTGTINSTFNEPYEVARQFASLDHLSGGRSAWNVVTSWDAFTGENFRRGGFLPQEERYSRAKEFLATAQELFDSWQGDEILADQASGAFLRDAKAGSFAHSGRHFDIHGRFNVPRSPQGRPVIFQAGDSEEGREFAASSADAIFSRYATLKEGRAFYTDVKNRLAKYGRRHDQLLILPAASFALADTDAEAEELARTVRRRQVSGATALKHLEFVWNRDLSSYDPDGPLPDVDPLVSEEHISRGRAQVRMYRDPLATAREWRELAEANKWSIRDLVIHTGNRQNFVGSPETIARTINEYVQADASDGFILVPHITPTGLDAFADKVVPLLQEQGVFRTEYQGPTLRHQLGLAHPDDLPGEQRAAS; translated from the coding sequence ATGTCCAAGCCCCTGAAGCAGATCCACCTCGCCGCCCACTTCCCGGGCGTCAACAACACCACCGTGTGGAGCGACCCCGAGGCGGGCAGCCACATCGAGTTCAGCTCCTTCGCACACTTCGCGAGGACCGCCGAGCGCGCCAAGTTCGACTTCCTCTTCCTCGCCGAGGGCCTGCGCCTGCGCGAACAGGGCGGCAAGATCTACGACCTGGACGTGGTCGGCCGCCCCGACACCTTCACGATCCTCGCCGCGCTCGCCGCCGTCACCGAACACCTGGGCCTGACCGGCACCATCAACTCCACCTTCAACGAGCCCTACGAGGTGGCCCGCCAGTTCGCCAGCCTCGACCACCTCTCCGGCGGCCGCTCCGCCTGGAACGTCGTCACCTCCTGGGACGCCTTCACCGGCGAGAACTTCCGCCGCGGTGGCTTCCTGCCCCAGGAGGAGCGCTACTCCCGCGCCAAGGAGTTCCTCGCCACCGCCCAGGAGCTCTTCGACTCCTGGCAGGGCGACGAGATCCTCGCCGACCAGGCCTCCGGCGCGTTCCTGCGGGACGCGAAGGCCGGCTCCTTCGCGCACAGCGGCCGGCACTTCGACATCCACGGCCGGTTCAACGTCCCGCGCTCCCCGCAGGGCCGCCCGGTGATCTTCCAGGCGGGTGACTCCGAAGAGGGCCGCGAGTTCGCCGCCTCCTCCGCCGACGCCATCTTCAGCCGGTACGCCACCCTCAAGGAGGGCCGGGCCTTCTACACCGACGTCAAGAACCGCCTCGCCAAGTACGGCCGCCGCCACGACCAGTTGCTGATCCTGCCCGCCGCCTCCTTCGCCCTCGCGGACACCGACGCCGAGGCCGAGGAACTCGCGCGGACCGTCCGACGCCGGCAGGTCAGCGGCGCCACCGCGCTCAAGCACCTGGAGTTCGTCTGGAACCGGGACCTGTCGTCGTACGACCCCGACGGACCGCTTCCCGACGTCGACCCCTTGGTGAGCGAGGAGCACATCTCCCGGGGCCGCGCCCAGGTCCGCATGTACCGGGACCCGCTGGCCACCGCCCGCGAATGGCGCGAGCTGGCCGAGGCCAACAAGTGGTCCATCCGCGACCTGGTCATCCACACCGGCAACCGGCAGAACTTCGTCGGCTCACCGGAGACGATCGCCCGCACCATCAACGAGTACGTGCAGGCCGACGCGAGCGACGGTTTCATCCTGGTCCCGCACATCACCCCGACCGGCCTCGACGCCTTCGCCGACAAGGTCGTCCCGCTCCTCCAGGAACAGGGCGTCTTCCGCACCGAGTACCAGGGCCCGACCCTGCGCCACCAGCTCGGCCTCGCCCACCCGGACGACCTGCCGGGGGAGCAGCGGGCGGCGTCGTGA
- a CDS encoding amino acid ABC transporter ATP-binding protein → MTAAALEVHGVHKWYGAHRVLDGVDLRVRPGEVTVILGPSGSGKSTLLRVINHLEKPEIGYVSVNDELIGVRRQGERLKELSERAILTQRSRIGFVFQNFNLFPHLTVLDNVAAAPVATGKTGKAEAQELARELLGRVGLADRTAAYPRQLSGGQQQRVAIARALALRPGVILFDEPTSALDPELVGEVLAVIKDLATSGTTLVIVTHEIGFAREIADRVVFIDGGRVVEQGPPSEVLDRPRHERTRDFLSKVL, encoded by the coding sequence ATGACCGCCGCAGCTCTCGAAGTGCACGGCGTGCACAAGTGGTACGGCGCCCACCGGGTCCTGGACGGAGTCGATCTGAGGGTGCGCCCCGGCGAGGTCACCGTCATCCTGGGCCCGTCCGGCTCCGGGAAGTCCACCCTGCTGCGGGTCATCAACCACCTGGAGAAGCCGGAGATCGGCTACGTCAGCGTCAACGACGAGCTCATCGGCGTCCGCCGGCAGGGCGAGCGGCTCAAGGAGCTGAGCGAGCGGGCCATCCTGACCCAGCGCAGCCGCATCGGGTTCGTCTTCCAGAACTTCAACCTCTTCCCGCACCTCACCGTGCTGGACAACGTGGCCGCCGCTCCGGTGGCGACCGGCAAGACAGGCAAGGCGGAGGCGCAGGAACTGGCCCGTGAACTCCTCGGTCGGGTCGGCCTGGCCGACAGGACCGCCGCCTACCCCCGGCAGTTGTCGGGCGGCCAGCAGCAGCGGGTGGCCATCGCCCGCGCCCTCGCCCTGCGTCCCGGCGTCATCCTCTTCGACGAGCCGACCTCCGCCCTCGACCCGGAACTGGTCGGTGAAGTGCTCGCCGTCATCAAGGACTTGGCGACCAGCGGCACCACGCTCGTCATCGTCACCCACGAGATCGGCTTCGCCCGCGAGATCGCCGACCGGGTCGTCTTCATCGACGGCGGGCGCGTCGTCGAACAGGGGCCGCCCTCCGAGGTCCTCGACCGGCCCCGGCACGAGCGGACCAGGGACTTCCTCAGCAAGGTCCTGTGA